The DNA sequence ACGTCATAAAAGACGTAGTATCGCAAGACGACAAAGATAACAACGTTTATAAAGTTGAGGAGCTAACGGGCAAAGCAGCCATGAAACCGATCGACGTAAAAGACGGCAAAGCTCTCGCCTGGGAATACACAAACGATACTAGCGGCGTTACATATAGGATTGAATTTGGCAAAAGAGACGCTCAGCCCGAAAACTCCGACATAAAAGTCGATATGCCGGACGGTAAATTTTATAACGGCGAAAATATGATCAAGGATTACAAGATCAAAGCCTATAAATTTTACGAAAAAGACGGCTACAAGGTAACCGAAGAATACACTCCTAGCGTCTCAAAAGTAGGCGACATCACCAGAGATAAATTTGACGAAAAAGGCGTGCTAGAAGAAAAAGTACTAGAGAGAAGCGACGGGCAAAAACTCACCCTAACCTACGAAGACGGCAAGTTAAGCTACGCTAGAAAAACCGATCCTAAATACGCAAATACCGAAATAGACTTTGAAATCAGCAAAGATAGCGAAAATCTAGACTACAAAGGCAAACTGTATCAAAACGCAAGCTCGCCGGAGCATCTAAGTCCTCTTACGCCGAATTTCAACTACAAAGGCAAAGTCACGGTAACAGATAGCGCGCTAAATACGAAATGGACCGCCGATATCGGAAATAGCGAAGTAGTCTACCGAGCATACGACGGACGATTCTCGGACGACGTGACGCTAGTGTCAAAGGCTGCATATACGGTCAATAGCAGCTACGGAGTCGATACTTTCGATATAGCCCAGACCCTACAAGAAAATGCAAATTTGAAAAAAATAAGCATAAACGCCGATACGAGCAACCTATCAAACGGATCAAAGATGGCCGTGCTAGATAATGCTCAAGATAAAATCACGCTTCCGTCAAACATCACTGAGCTATCAAAAGCCCAAGACGGCGTAAATCTGCAAAACATCGAAGAGAAGCTATCTACGCTCGGAGTCGACAAGGCGCAGTACTTATTGCAAAACGTAGGAGAAAATAAATTTAACGCCTATATGGCGCTAAATACCGACGGCGTAGAGGGTTATCAAGAAGGCAGCGATACCTTAATAGAGGTAAAAGACGTCGAAAATAGAAGTAAATTTACGGAGCTAAAAGACGGCGCGACATCGATCTACAAAAAACTAAACTCCGATTTTACCGCCCCTACTCCGTCTACTTTCCAAAACGCGGTAGCTAAAGACGTAGTAGACGGCAAATCTAAAATTTGGGAATACGTAAATACCGCGACGAATAAAACTTATCAAATAGTTTTTGAAAGAGCTCAAGATGAAAATAGCGGGTTTAAATTTGCCCAAGGGGTCTTTTTTGATAAAAACGAAAAGGTGCTAAATACTACCGGCTGGCAAACCAGAGCAAAAGTCTACGAGATAGACAAATCTACGCCAAACGTCGAGATCGTAAAATCCCTAAGTAATAATGAAGGCGGCAGAGTCGTTCAAACCGTAACCAAAACCTACGATGCTTCAAATAAACTGATAAAACAGGTATTGCAAGACTCGTCATATAGTCAAAATGATAGAACCATAGACGTAACCTACGAAAACGAGCAGATAAAATCAGCTACAATAACAAGCGCAGAATATGCCAATAAAACGATCAAATTTGACGTTGGCTCCGATAATGAAACTTCCTTGCTAGCAACAAAATCTGCGCTTACGATGGATTTATCTACGCCTTGGGATCTAAGCCCGCTAAATGACGTAACTAAGGGCTTTAAAGGCACTGCGACCATAACTGATAAGGCACTAGGTAAAAAAGCTGTAGCCAATGTCGGCGATACTCAAACGACGTTTAAAATCTATGAAAACATAGACTCGGATAAAATCTCTCTAATCTCAAAAGCCCAGGGTAACAACGGGTCGTTTTTAGGTAAAGAGGAATTTGATCTCAAAGAAACCATCGCTCAAAATCCGGACGCCAAAAAGATAACAATAGATGCGGGCGGCAAAATGATGCAGATATCTAAAGGCGAGAAGATAAAACTACCTGATAATATCGCTAAAATCTCAAAAGCGGCAGACGGCACGGATTCGTCGAATTTGACGGAAAAGCTAGCAAATTTAAAAGCAGGCGAAGGGGCTTATTTCTTAGAAAACGTAGGGGCTGATAAATTTGACGCGTATCTAGCGTTAAATACCGACGGCATAGACGGCTATCAAGAAGGCAGCGACACCCTAGTCAAAATCTCCGGCGTAGCTTACAGCACTGGATTTAGCGACGTAGACGGCGGATACACGACGCTAAGCTAAGTTTAAAACTAAAAGGGGCTAAAATTCAGCCCCTTTTTATCTCTCGTATTTTTTTACAAGTATCAAGATTTATCAAATTTTACTCATCGTTAAAATTTGATATCGCAATTTTTAAAAATAAAAAGAGAGTCGTCCGCTCCGCAAATTAACTAGCAAAGCGGCGGAAAGTAGAAAATTAAAAATTAGACTTGTTTTGCTCAACCCATTTGTCGATGCGTTTTGCGTAGTTTTCATCACCCTTAACGTCAAGCGCAAGACCGATAAATTTGCCGTTTAATAAAAATGCGGAGTGGTTAAATTTATATCCGTCCACGTCGCTAGCGCCAAAAATTTGCGCATCTTTTAGATACGGCAGAAAATCCACCGCGCCGCTAAAAAGCGTTTGCGGATGGTTGGCTTGATTGCCGATGGCTATGATGGCGGCTTTTTTGCCTTTACTACCGGCTTTTAAAAGCGGTAGTTTCTCCGCCCAATCAGACTGCAACTCGCCGTCGCCGTAGCTAGGCGCCGCCACGATGATGACGTCAAATTTAGCAAAATCCTCCGCCCTTGCGCCCTTTACGTCTATTAGCTGCGCTCCTATTTTGCCGGCTAGATACTCGCACGCGCTCTTTGTGTGCCCTTTTGTCGTCGTGTAAAAAATACCAACGCTCATTTTGTTCTCCTTAAAATCAAATAAATTAATACCTGAATTATAACGAAATGATACTTAATTTATCTTATTTCAAATCACGCTTTTATTTGCCGTTTTCTATGCAAATTTTGGCGTATTTGAGCCCCAGCTCGTAGGCTTTTTCGTTCTCGGCGTAGACTTTTTTAGGTACTTTTGAGAGCATTACGCGTTTAACTAGCTCAGTATCTAGGCAGCCGCTCATCTGCACGGCGACTGCGAGCGCGACGACGCTTTGGGTTATGACGTTGCCCACTTCGTCTTTAGCGATGGAGATGATCGGTATTTCGTAGATTTTCCAGCGCTTTTTGTCCTCGTCGCTAGCGCGTACCAAATTTGGCTCCACGACGATGATACCGCCCTCTTTTACGCCGTCTTTAAACTGCTCGAAGCTAACCTGCGCGGTGGCGAGCATAAACTCGATCTCGCCCTCGTTTGCGTAGGGGTAAAATATCTCGCGCTCGCTCAAAATGATATCGACCTTCGTCGGCCCTCCGCGCACCTGCGAGGTGTAGGTCGAGGCCTTGACGCCGTATCCGCCCTCCTCGATCTTGGCCGCGGCTAAAATTTCGCCCGCTAATATCACGCCCTGGCCACCCACTCCGACGAATCTTAGCTGCCTTTTCATTTTAGCGCTCCAAAGTCGATTTTCTCGCCGTCTCTAGCGGCTTTTATCACCATGTCGTAGGCCTTCGTGTACTCCATGCGCGACTCGTCTTTATGCATTACTCCTAGCGGAAATTTACCCTCCCGCTCATCCTCGCTCATAGCGTCAAATTTAGCCTTGCTCACCGTGCGACCGTCGATCCATTCTAGCATCTGCGTAGCTTGGCCCATTTTGTTTTTACGGCCCAGGTTTATGTGGCAGTTTGAAAATACATCAAAAAAGCTATATCCGTCGTGCTCGAATCCCTCGGCAAATATCTTTTCTAGCTTTGCCGGCTCTATCACGCTGCTGCGCGCTACAAATGTCGCTCCTGCGGCGGTTGCGAGCTTGCACGCGTCGAAATTCGGATCTACGTTACCGTACTGCGCCGTCACCGTCCAAAAGCCAGTCGGCGTGGTCGGACTGGTTTGGGAGTTTGTTAGCCCGTAGATGAAATTATTTATCAAAACGTGGTTTAAATTTATATTTCTGCGGCATCCGTGGATCGTGTGATTGCCGCCTATCGCTAGTCCGTCGCCGTCGCCGGTTACCACGATGACGTGTTTATCCGGGTTTGCGAGCTTGATACCCGTAGCATAGGCGATCGCGCGCCCGTGCGTCGTGTGGACGGTGTTGCAGTTGATGTAGGAGCTAAAGCGTCCCGAGCAGCCGATGCCCGAGACCACGCACACGTCGTTCATATCCCAGCCTAGCCTGTCGATCGCGCGGATTAACGCCTTTAGTATCACGCCGTCGCCGCAGCCCCAGCACCACAGAGTCGGCATTTTGTCCGTGCGTAGGTAGTTGTCGTAGTTAAATGCCATCAAATTCTCCTATTTTTTGCACGATTTCTTGCGGGCTGATCGGACGACCGTTGGCTTTTAGCAGCGTTTTAAAATCCTCTCTTAGTGTAGCTTTTATTATCTCGCCCGCGTACTGGCCCAAATTTAACTCGCAGATTAAAATTTTGCTAAATTTAGCCGATATTTCGCGTAATTTTTCGCTTGGCGTCGGAAATAGCGTGATAGGCTTAAAAAGTCCTACTTTCACGCCTTTTTCGCGTAAATTTAGCACCGCTTCTTTTGCCGCGCGAGCCACGGAGCCAAACGCGATAATGCAAATCTCCGCGTCATCCAGCATAAACTCCTCGCAAAGCTCAAACTCATGCGCGTGCGCATTTATTTTGTTAAAAAGACGCTTGATGTTGTAGTCCACGACCGCGCCGTCCTCGGTCGGAAATCCCGTCTCACCGTGATGAAGGCCAGTGACGTGATAGCGGTAACCGCCGAAAAATTTATTTAGCACGGCAGGCTCGTCTGCTGCGGCCCTGTACGGACGGTAGTCCGCGGGATCGCCGCCAAACTGCTTACGCGAGTAGATCTCTAGCTCGCTAGTCTGCGGCAATACGGCCTTTGCGTGCATGTGTCCGATCGTTTCGTCTAGCAGCAAAAACACGGGCGTCATGAACCGCTCGGCGAGATTAAACGCGCGAACGGTCTGCGTATAGCACTCCTCTAGGCTTGATGGCGCGATAACGATACTGTTTACGTCGCCGTGAGTTGGGTTTTTCGCCTGCAGGAGATCGCCCTGCGCCACGCGAGTAGGCAGCCCCGTACTAGGTCCGCCGCGCATGACGTTTACGATCACTAGCGGCACCTCCGCGATAAAGCCAAGCCCGATCTGCTCGGCCTTTAGCGAGATACCGGGACCCGAGCTTGCAGTCATCGCCTTTGCCCCGCTCATCGAGGCTCCAAGCGCTACCGAGATGCCTGCGATCTCGTCCTCCATCTGGATAAATTTACCGCCGTGCTTTGGTAGCAGCACGCTTAGTTCGTGCGCGATCTCGCTACTTGGCGTGATCGGATAGCCGCCAAAAAAGTTACACCCGCACTCCACCGCCGCAAGCGCGACCAGCTCGTTGCCGCTAGCGATGACCTCTCTTTTGCCGCCGTTATTATTTAAAAATTCGCTCATCGCTCCGCCTCTAATTTTTCAAATTTATTCTCTTTTACGGCGGTAGCGCGCTCTTTGCTCTCGGCGGTTAGTTTGGCGAATTTAAAGCCCTTTTCCGCC is a window from the Campylobacter massiliensis genome containing:
- a CDS encoding DUF4214 domain-containing protein — protein: MSLTQSQISALYVALFGRASEGAGSKFWLNAANTQNLSMADIANAMLNTSAAKEYFGGNLDTDEKFINHIYENVLGKSTGIDKEGKAFWVNKLKEGIDKGFIASELLKAALDPKYSNSTDEATKAAHNLLVNKVLASNMVADSIENVPSGSIQNALKAFVDINGNISSSLKASDIQKVIQDNKGTLTVDETKLEASAKQNNKVKILSQVTGKSEDEIKQIVPKEDIPNTPDTPNTPDVPNTPNTPNTPSNPGQGGNSGGNSGGGKPSPIIKEVDAKTFLEETANSSSNVKFIIKDEGGVIQNNIEKIAAKLAYVSSIKYEGSFTMDANKATEALLNKISEGKIWLHNATSDHLNLIKSSSVEKFFIDDSKDFTLDIATFTALKNKKANGDKFVIKDTSANIVKNFDYIKSHIDSIKTLDSTDNAEINFIKAKYDVIKDVVSQDDKDNNVYKVEELTGKAAMKPIDVKDGKALAWEYTNDTSGVTYRIEFGKRDAQPENSDIKVDMPDGKFYNGENMIKDYKIKAYKFYEKDGYKVTEEYTPSVSKVGDITRDKFDEKGVLEEKVLERSDGQKLTLTYEDGKLSYARKTDPKYANTEIDFEISKDSENLDYKGKLYQNASSPEHLSPLTPNFNYKGKVTVTDSALNTKWTADIGNSEVVYRAYDGRFSDDVTLVSKAAYTVNSSYGVDTFDIAQTLQENANLKKISINADTSNLSNGSKMAVLDNAQDKITLPSNITELSKAQDGVNLQNIEEKLSTLGVDKAQYLLQNVGENKFNAYMALNTDGVEGYQEGSDTLIEVKDVENRSKFTELKDGATSIYKKLNSDFTAPTPSTFQNAVAKDVVDGKSKIWEYVNTATNKTYQIVFERAQDENSGFKFAQGVFFDKNEKVLNTTGWQTRAKVYEIDKSTPNVEIVKSLSNNEGGRVVQTVTKTYDASNKLIKQVLQDSSYSQNDRTIDVTYENEQIKSATITSAEYANKTIKFDVGSDNETSLLATKSALTMDLSTPWDLSPLNDVTKGFKGTATITDKALGKKAVANVGDTQTTFKIYENIDSDKISLISKAQGNNGSFLGKEEFDLKETIAQNPDAKKITIDAGGKMMQISKGEKIKLPDNIAKISKAADGTDSSNLTEKLANLKAGEGAYFLENVGADKFDAYLALNTDGIDGYQEGSDTLVKISGVAYSTGFSDVDGGYTTLS
- a CDS encoding flavodoxin domain-containing protein; translation: MSVGIFYTTTKGHTKSACEYLAGKIGAQLIDVKGARAEDFAKFDVIIVAAPSYGDGELQSDWAEKLPLLKAGSKGKKAAIIAIGNQANHPQTLFSGAVDFLPYLKDAQIFGASDVDGYKFNHSAFLLNGKFIGLALDVKGDENYAKRIDKWVEQNKSNF
- a CDS encoding 2-oxoacid:acceptor oxidoreductase family protein, whose product is MKRQLRFVGVGGQGVILAGEILAAAKIEEGGYGVKASTYTSQVRGGPTKVDIILSEREIFYPYANEGEIEFMLATAQVSFEQFKDGVKEGGIIVVEPNLVRASDEDKKRWKIYEIPIISIAKDEVGNVITQSVVALAVAVQMSGCLDTELVKRVMLSKVPKKVYAENEKAYELGLKYAKICIENGK
- a CDS encoding 2-oxoglutarate ferredoxin oxidoreductase subunit beta; translated protein: MAFNYDNYLRTDKMPTLWCWGCGDGVILKALIRAIDRLGWDMNDVCVVSGIGCSGRFSSYINCNTVHTTHGRAIAYATGIKLANPDKHVIVVTGDGDGLAIGGNHTIHGCRRNINLNHVLINNFIYGLTNSQTSPTTPTGFWTVTAQYGNVDPNFDACKLATAAGATFVARSSVIEPAKLEKIFAEGFEHDGYSFFDVFSNCHINLGRKNKMGQATQMLEWIDGRTVSKAKFDAMSEDEREGKFPLGVMHKDESRMEYTKAYDMVIKAARDGEKIDFGALK
- a CDS encoding 2-oxoglutarate synthase subunit alpha; the encoded protein is MSEFLNNNGGKREVIASGNELVALAAVECGCNFFGGYPITPSSEIAHELSVLLPKHGGKFIQMEDEIAGISVALGASMSGAKAMTASSGPGISLKAEQIGLGFIAEVPLVIVNVMRGGPSTGLPTRVAQGDLLQAKNPTHGDVNSIVIAPSSLEECYTQTVRAFNLAERFMTPVFLLLDETIGHMHAKAVLPQTSELEIYSRKQFGGDPADYRPYRAAADEPAVLNKFFGGYRYHVTGLHHGETGFPTEDGAVVDYNIKRLFNKINAHAHEFELCEEFMLDDAEICIIAFGSVARAAKEAVLNLREKGVKVGLFKPITLFPTPSEKLREISAKFSKILICELNLGQYAGEIIKATLREDFKTLLKANGRPISPQEIVQKIGEFDGI